The genomic segment CTTATGTTGCTTTTGGAACTTCTTACTATCATCTTGATAAGGAAAAGaactctctttttattatctGAATGAATCTGTTACAAGAGATAACGACATCGGCTTCTAGACGCAGCTATAGCATAACCGATTCCTCAAAGTCTCATATGACTCTGTTTtctacaacaaacaacataattCCCAAAATACTCTGTACGAAAGTATATAAACAGTAAACAAACTCATCCGCACATGTTCCTCTCCAGCTCCACACATGCTTCTTCATAGGGGTGGGCACTTCGGTTTAAgttcgggttcggtttgggttcggttcggttcagtttaTTCGGTTTTCAtaaaactctaaccaaactcaaccaaagctagtttggtttggtttgtgttcggttcggtttatgctcggttcggtttgggtcgGATCGGTTTTAGTTcggttcaaaaaaaattaataaatgtacCACTAACAAATAAATTCACAGTTCGGTTTGATATTCTAAAATAAGCAACAAGTTATAAGttgaataatttaaataaatcatgaaaagaaaaacctaaaagaaaaaCCGTAGAGACGATGACGTTGATTAAgagtaggcctgggcaaaatacccggatccGAAGATCCGATCCGAACTCGATCcaaaaaacccgatccgaacccgtatccgaaattgtaaaatacccgaacgggttctaaatctctaaatctgAAAATCtgaatccgaacccgatccgaaccgaaatccgaatgGGTATCTGAATATAcccacattattaatatatagtagtaatatattagtaatatttataattttaataatataagtgtctaaaatattcagatttttagatacTTTCGATAATTGgaagtatttaaactatttattagtaaatttggataaaaaatattctaaattttgagataaattgtgtattattgaattatttagactaaattagatactaaaattttgaattttgtgaattttgggtaatccgaatccgaacccgaaatacccgaaccaaatccgatccgaatccgaaGTCTAGAAATATCCGAACAGGTTTTAtacctctaaacccgaaaacccgaaaacccgaaatacccgaaccgaacccgaacgggtacccgaatgcccagacCTAATTAAGAGGGCACGGAACAGAGGAAGTGAGGAACAGAGGATATAAATTTGCTTTAACGTCGGTAGACTTTTACTTTAGAACATAGGGTTAGAGACCATTAAACCTAATTctacattaattaatttgttagaaaaattatagaaaacaaaaaaatcaaacatgtgCGTGAGGAAGCAATCGTGGGTTAGTGTTACCTATctacaaattacaataatattaattgaaaaaaaacacattgggttttcggttcggttcggttcaacCGAACCGAACCGTTCGGGTTAAGGAAAAATAGAACCAAATGGTTTTAATGtatatttgggtttggtttgggtcagTTTGGGTTCGGTTGggtcggttcggtttggtttggtttggttaaaatGCCCACCCCTACTTCATTTATGCGATTTCTTCATTTATGCGATTTCTTCTGAATATAcccacattattaatttatagtagtaatatattagtaatatttataattttaataatataagtgtctaaaatattcagatttttagatattttcgataattggaagtatttaaactatttattagtaaatttggataaaaaatattctaaattttgagataaattgtgtattattgaattatttagactaaattagatactaaaattttgaattttgtgaattttgggtaatccgaatccgaacccgaaataccTGAACCAaatccgatccgaatccgaagtctagaaatacccgaacaGGTTTTAtacctctaaacccgaaaacccggaaacccgaaatacccgaacccgaacccgaacgggtacccgaatgtCCAGGCCTAATTAAGAGGGCACGGAACAGAGGAAGTGAGGAACAGAGGATATAAATTTGCTTTAACGTCGGTAGACTTTTACTTTAGAACATAGGGTTAGAGACCATTAAACCTAATTctacattaattaatttgttagaaaaattatagaaaacaaaaaaatcaaacatgtgCGTGAGGAAGCAATCGTGGGTTAGTGTTACCTATctacaaattacaataatattaattgaaaaaaaacacattgggttttcggttcggttcggttcaacCGAACCGAACCGTTCGGGTTAAGGAAAAATAGAACCAAATGGTTTTAATGtatatttgggtttggtttgggtcagTTTGGGTTCGGTTGggtcggttcggtttggtttggtttggttaaaatGCCCACCCCTACTTCATTTATGCGATTTCTTCTTATATACACTTGTTTAGCTCCCAAAACCTTCTTGATTTATGAAATGTGGAACACTGGATGAATTTTTGAGCCATCAGGTAACTTCAGTCGATAAGCAGCCTTTCCCANggtaatccgaatccgaacccgaaatacccgaaccaaatccgatccgaatccgaaGTCTAGAAATATCCGAACAGGTTTTAtacctctaaacccgaaaacccgaaaacccgaaatacccgaaccgaacccgaacgggtacccgaatgcccagacCTAATTAAGAGGGCACGGAACAGAGGAAGTGAGGAACAGAGGATATAAATTTGCTTTAACGTCGGTAGACTTTTACTTTAGAACATAGGGTTAGAGACCATTAAACCTAATTctacattaattaatttgttagaaaaattatagaaaacaaaaaaatcaaacatgtgCGTGAGGAAGCAATCGTGGGTTAGTGTTACCTATctacaaattacaataatattaattgaaaaaaaacacattgggttttcggttcggttcggttcaacCGAACCGAACCGTTCGGGTTAAGGAAAAATAGAACCAAATGGTTTTAATGtatatttgggtttggtttgggtcagTTTGGGTTCGGTTGggtcggttcggtttggtttggtttggttaaaatGCCCACCCCTACTTCATTTATGCGATTTCTTCTTATATACACTTGTTTAGCTCCCAAAACCTTCTTGATTTATGAAATGTGGAACACTGGATGAATTTTTGAGCCATCAGGTAACTTCAGTCGATAAGCAGCCTTTCCCATCCGTTCCATTATCTCAAAGGGTCCAAAATACTTGGCAGCTAGCTTCTGGCAGGCACGCTTGGCTACGGACTGTTGTCTATAAGGTCTGAGTTTCAAAAAAACCCAAGTACCGACTTTATACTCCACATCTCTCCTATGCTTGTCTGCATTATTCTTCATCAACTGCTGAGCTCGGATTAAATGCATCTTTATATGATCGAGCATCACATCTCTTTCCTTCAACATGTTCTCCAACTCTACCACCTTTGTTGACTGCTCTTCAAATCAAACTATAGCAGGAGGTTCTCTACCGTATAATACTTTGAATGGAGACGTCTTAAGAGATGTATGGAAGGAAGAGTTGTATCACAATTCTGCCCACGGTAAGAACTGATGCCACGTTTTAGGGTGCGAAGACGCATAGCAACGCAAGAATGTCTCTAAGCATCTGTTTAAAACTTCTGTCTGACCGTTGGCTTGAGGGTGAAAAGCTGTACTATACTTCAATTTCGTTCCAGAATACTTGAAACAATCCTTCCAAAATCCACTCATGAATGTACTGCCTCTGTCTGAAACAATGGTGGCTGAAAAACCATGTAACTTCACTACTTCCTTTATAAACAGATTTGCCACATCTGATGCAGAGAAAGGATGTTTCATACCAAAGAAATGACCATATTTGCTCAACCTATCCACTATCACCAGTATAACATTTTTCCCTTGTGATTTTGGTAAACCCTCTACAAAATCCATAGAGATATCTTCCCAAACCTGTTGCGGTAACGGTAACGGTTGTAAAAGGCCAGTAGGAGATAAGGTTGAATATTTATGTCTCTGACAAACTTTACATTCTGACACAAACTTTTGAACATCCTTGAATAAGCCTTCCCAATGAAATGACTGTTGAATCCGTTTCACTGTCTTTAACACACTAGAATGTCCTCCCAACAACCCAGCATGACATTCTTCGAGTATTAATGGTATCGATGTGGATGTTTTGGGAATTACCAACCTGTGTTTAAACCATAGTTTCCCATTTCTCACCATGTACTTACTATGTTCATCCGCATTTGTCATACACGAATGAATATCCGCTTGGAGCTGAGCGTCCTTCtcaatttcatcaaaaatatcTTGTAATTGGAGTGCAGTGGGAACTGTTAATGCCAATAGTAGTGTAGATGAAAACACGCCTTGAGGTTGTATCTTTCTATACAATCCATCTGCTGCTGTGTTTTCAACTCCAGGTTTGTAAACAATCTCAAAGTCGTAATTTAAGAGCTTAATAAGCCATTTTTGATAATCCATTGTCACCTCTCTTTGATCCAACAGAAATTTCAAACTCTTCTGATTTGTGTGCACAACAAAATGTCTTCCAAACAAATAATGTTTCCACTTTTGTATGGCTAGGACTATCGCCATCAACTCTCTCTCATATACTGGCTTAAGTTTCTCTTTAGATGTCAACCCATGACTGAAATACACAATTGGTCTTCTGTTCTGCATCAAAACTGCACCTAGACCAAACCCTGATGCGTCTGCTTCAACTATAAAGGTCTCGTCAAAGTTTGGTAAAGATAGAACTGGTGCTGTAGACATTGCAATCTTCAGTTTATCAAATGCTGCTTGAGCTTCTACACTCCACTCAAAGCTGTCTTTCTTCAATAGTTCTGTTAATGGTCTAGCCAACAGTCCATATCCTTTAATGAACCTTCTGTAGTACCCAGTTAAACCCAGAAATCCTCTTAGTTCTTTGACTGATTTGGGAGTCACCCACTGAGTCATTGCTTGAGTTTTGGTAGGATCCGTAGAAACACCTTCTTTGGATATGATATGTCCTAGATAATCCACCTGTTGTTGAGCAAACATACACTTCTTCTTATTGGCAAATAGCTGATTTCCCTTCAATATCTTCATAACCACCGTTAGATGCTCCACATGTTGTTGCAAGTTCTTACTGTAAACAAATATATCATCGAAAAATACTAGAATGAACTTCCTCAAATATGGTCTGAACAACTCATTCATCAAGGCCTGAAAAGTCGCaggagcattggtgagaccaaaTGGCATCACTAAGAATTCATAGTGGCCGTCATGAGTCCTAAAAGCAGTTTTtgcaacatcttcttctttcattcgTATTTGATGGTATCCGGCTCTGAAATCCAGTTTGAAAAAAGTACAGAACCATTGAGTTCATCCAGAAGCTGATCAATTATTGGTATTAGGAACTTGTCTGGAATTGTAGCTCGGTTTAGTGCTCTGTAATCAACACAAAAATGCCAGCTGCTGTCCTTCTTTTTAACCAATAATACTGGACTAGAAAAAGGACTTTGACTTGGTCTTATGATTCCTGCTTCTAACATTTCTCCAACCATTTTCTCCATTACTTCTTTCTGAGCATGAGGATATCTGTAAGGCCGAACACTCACTGCAGTGGTACCTGCGGACAATGATATCGAAtgttctcttcctctgattgGTGGTAATGATGTAGGTATCACAAATACGCAATCAAACTCTGCCAAAACCTCTTGAATTCTCTCGGGAATAGGTTCTGCGATCGCTGGTAACACTTGGTTATTGCATAACTCCTTCGCCACCTTCCCACTTGACAAGGATTTCAAAGACATTTTGGAAATGAGTAGGTCAGGTTCTCCTTTTAATGACACCATCTTGCCCTTGTATAGGAAGGACATTTCATTCTTCTCCCAATTCACTCTGCACTCGCCTAAGGTTCTTAACCAGTAAACTCCCAGAATTACATCCACTTGACCCAGTTCCAACACAATGAAGTCAGTTGTGAACTCTAGGCCTTGAGTAGAGAATGTCACTCTCTCACAGACCCCTAACCCATTCACTAATATTCCTGTTCCCAGTTTGATATTCAAGTCTGGGTTTGCTCTGCATTTAAGCTTTAACTTCTTTACTGCTTCCAGAGAGATAAAGTTGTGAGTGGCTCCGCTATCTAACATAATCACTATAGCTTCTTTCCCAACCGATCCTCTGACTTTGGTGGTTGTAGGACCAGCAATCCCTCTAAACAATGAGAATGAAAGAGCCATGCATTCACCCGTTGCACCTCACATATCTCACCATCGACATTACCATTCAAAACTTCAACTTCATATCCATTCAACACTGTCAACACTCTTAATTCTTTGTTGGGGCATTTGTGGTCCTTAGACCAGGGTCCATCACATTTGAAACAAAgccctttcttcctcttttcatCTAGCTCTGCATTTGTACTATGCCTTCTAGGTCTTTGCTCCACTCTACCAGCTTGCTTCTCACTAGTTTGTATCGTGTCAGTTACCAACGTCTTCGTCTTCCAAGTATTTGTATTGTAAAGAGAATTGCCCTCGTGAGTTGAGCTTTGATTCTCCTTATTAGCAAGTATAGGCTCCTTTCTCACCAATCTTCGCATAATACTCGACTCCATTGCTCTAGCTTCTGCCACCATTTCATCCAAATTACGAGGCTTCTGCATGTGTACGAGCTCTTGCATTTCTTGTGTCAATCCATTAAGAAATATGCCCTCCAACTTATGTTCATCAAGTCCACTCACTTGAGAAGATAAGTCCTCAAATCGTTGTATATAATCCGCTAGGGAACTAGTCTGTTTAATGCAAAATAAACTTTGGCTTGGTTCTCTGATCTTCAGGTTTCCAAATCTTAGCATCAAACTTGATTTGAACTGCATCCAACTGTTAAATTCTCTAGTGTTGATCACCCAATTATACCAGCTCAGTGCTTCACCACTCAAACTCACTGACACCAAGGCTAGCTTCTCCTCATCGTTATAACCTCCCAAACGAAAAAACCTTTCCACTCGAGCAACCCAACTATAAACTCCGACTCCATCAAACACAGCCATCTCAACGTTCTTCATCAAATTCTCACGCAACCCAGGTCTAATATTGCTACGGCATGGTTCCAAAGGAGAGAAACGTAcctggttttggttttcttgaaaTCGCGATGGTCCCGATTGGCTTGAACCACCCACCTCGCGTACCGTCTCAATTCCAGGGAGAGAATTAAGAACCAAGTCCAGCTTTCTTCCAAGATCCTCCAATCTCTGATCGCGAATCCTCAATTTGTTACCCAAAGATTCAATTTGTGaactcatttgtgaacccatcGTCTCGAGTCGATCCTTCATCTTGCTTTCAGAGCTTCGCATCTCGCCCAATTGATCGTAGACGTCAGCTAAAGAAGCTTCGTGTTGTTCCCTTTCTGATAGCTCTCGCACCGGTGATAACCCCATCTTCGTTATTGATTCTTCGATTCCTCCCAAGAAAACGCAACACAACGAACTCAATTTCACCAAGCGTTTGATTCGATCGCAGACCACAAGCACACCaattgataagaaaaagaactctctttttattatctGAATGAATCTGTTACAAGAGATAACAACATCGGCTTCTAGACGCAGCTAGAGCATAACCGATTCCTCAAAGTCTCATATGACTCTGTTTtctacaacaaacaacataattCCCAAAATACTCTGTACGAAAGTATATAAGTAGTAAACAAACTCATCCGCACGTGTTCCTCTCCAGCTCCACACGTGCTTCTTCATTTATGCGATTTCTTCTTATATACACTTGTTTAGGCTTATCACATCTTCACCCTAACGATGCAACTCTCCTCTGGGATCGTCTTCCTGTAcgcttctttctctcttctcttctcttctcttctctgagACTTGCtttttgtgtcttgtttttGATCACTCGTTTTTGTAATCGAGAGGATTGATGAGCATAAGGGTACTTACTCCATTGTTCCTTTGCTTCTTGCTGGCCTTATTAGCATTTTATATTGGAGGTAACTCAAATTCCTTAAAACTCTCAACTGGTTTTTAATGATACCATATTGAAGTTAAGAGTAAGCTGACATGAGAGGCTGTTATATTACAGGTTTTTCGATGACATTAAACCATATGCTTTAGTACAGTTTGTTCATTGCATTGTCATTCCCTTGATGGTTATTCTTTTACCTCCAATGTATACACATTCTACATATTGGCTTTGGGCTGCAGGTTAGTGCTAAGGGTTTGTGTTGATATATATCTTCAGTTTGCTTTTGCAGTTATAGCTTTCTTACCTCTGGTTCTTATTCTAGATTCAATTGTGGGATTAATCAGGTTTTGTAGCTCAATTGAAGAGTTGTAGTTAGACTGTTGAAAATTTTCTTGGGAGTTAACTCTTAGTTTGTTGTTTCCTTTCCTAGGTTGATATGATTTCGATTTCACATACAAGATGTTACTCGTGGACTGGACCAGGGTCTAGGGGGAAGAATCTGATGCaggtttttatttctatattggTTGTGTTCTTGCTTTTATTATATTCAGCATTCATATTGTTTGGATATCTTTTGATGGCaaatattaatgttttgatGGTATCTTTTGATGGCAGATATTAATGATTGGTTGTCTGTTGTTGTTATTCCTGTTGGTGCATAGGTACAATCATCTCTAACCTCGCAGATGTGGTTCTTTCGTCTCTCTACAACAACAAAGCCAAGAATGTGTTGCAGGTAAAAGACTCTTAACCGTCACTGTTTTAATATGTGAATTCCATTTTTGCAGTTTTTCATACCATCGAGCAGACTGCAGAGTATTCTAAATTGATGTTGGTTATTTGCTTGAGCTACAGGCTGTGAGAAACATTGGGTTTGTTGCTGAACTAGTGATGAGTGGAACGCCCATTGACGGCAAAAAGCTTGAAGCTTTGTTCACATCTGATGCATGGTTTGGTTCATTGCAATGGTTTTGGTCATTTGCTCTGTATCTCTACACATTGTTTAGTGATTTTTGAGATTGAATCACATAAATTTTGACACtattataaactttttgtttttgggtttctttggtAAACATTGAATTTGAGTATTTCTTTTTAAGAACCCCAAATTTAACAACCTTCAATGGACCCATGATATAttaaagtttcttaagaagttcttaatttcatttttttcaaaattaagaataagatATGTTTTAAGATACTTTGTTTA from the Camelina sativa cultivar DH55 chromosome 12, Cs, whole genome shotgun sequence genome contains:
- the LOC104733383 gene encoding uncharacterized protein LOC104733383, with the protein product MGLSPVRELSEREQHEASLADVYDQLGEMRSSESKMKDRLETMGSQMSSQIESLGNKLRIRDQRLEDLGRKLDLVLNSLPGIETVREVGGSSQSGPSRFQENQNQVRFSPLEPCRSNIRPGLRENLMKNVEMAVFDGVGVYSWVARVERFFRLGGYNDEEKLALVSVSLSGEALSWYNWVINTREFNSWMQFKSSLMLRFGNLKIREPSQSLFCIKQTSSLADYIQRFEDLSSQVSGLDEHKLEGIFLNGLTQEMQELVHMQKPRNLDEMVAEARAMESSIMRRLVRKEPILANKENQSSTHEGNSLYNTNTWKTKTLVTDTIQTSEKQAGRVEQRPRRHSTNAELDEKRKKGLCFKCDGPWSKDHKCPNKELRVLTVLNGYEVEVLNGNVDGIAGPTTTKVRGSVGKEAIVIMLDSGATHNFISLEAVKKLKLKCRANPDLNIKLGTGILVNGLGVCERVTFSTQGLEFTTDFIVLELGQVDVILGVYWLRTLGECRVNWEKNEMSFLYKGKMVSLKGEPDLLISKMSLKSLSSGKVAKELCNNQVLPAIAEPIPERIQEVLAEFDCVFVIPTSLPPIRGREHSISLSAGTTAVSVRPYRYPHAQKEVMEKMVGEMLEAGIIRPSQSPFSSPVLLVKKKDSSWHFCVDYRALNRATIPDKFLIPIIDQLLDELNGSVLFSNWISEPDTIKYE